A window of Candidatus Izemoplasma sp. contains these coding sequences:
- the alr gene encoding alanine racemase: MFKYHRKTQADIVLKNIYSNFLEVQKRVGDKTIIPVVKANAYGHGDIEVTQYLHEKGVDQFAVSLLEEGLKLRQKFQNISLLCMGVVEGKSLCTAAKNNITVTLTNFDQIEDLMQLDAHLKVHIKVDTGMHRLGFNDLDDIKEVIQFCEDHQFISLEGIYTHFATADCDEAYYLMQLKKFKRILNDLNYDFKKVHVSNSSASIKYENQFDFTTHVRLGISLYGCSLDDNMDFLKPTMILKTRISQVRSLSKGDKLGYGITYTAREDEMIGILPIGYADGFIRKNQNGNVMINNKRYPLVGRICMDQCFIQIDDSVTKKDTVYLFGKGIDINEVADRLDTINYEVLCSISDRVPRVYIKE, translated from the coding sequence ATGTTTAAATATCACCGTAAGACACAAGCCGACATTGTGTTAAAGAATATATATTCGAATTTTTTAGAGGTTCAAAAACGTGTTGGAGATAAGACAATTATACCTGTTGTTAAGGCAAATGCATATGGTCACGGCGATATTGAGGTGACACAATACTTACATGAAAAAGGGGTTGACCAATTCGCAGTAAGTTTGCTTGAAGAAGGGTTGAAACTACGTCAAAAATTCCAAAATATTTCGCTTCTATGTATGGGAGTCGTTGAAGGAAAAAGTTTATGTACTGCAGCCAAAAATAATATTACTGTTACCTTAACTAATTTTGATCAAATTGAAGATTTAATGCAATTAGATGCTCATTTGAAAGTACATATTAAGGTAGATACAGGGATGCACCGTTTAGGGTTTAATGATTTAGATGACATTAAAGAAGTTATTCAATTTTGTGAAGATCATCAATTTATTTCATTAGAGGGTATTTATACTCACTTTGCTACAGCTGATTGTGATGAAGCGTACTATTTGATGCAATTAAAAAAATTTAAAAGAATACTCAATGATTTAAATTATGATTTCAAGAAAGTACATGTTTCAAATTCAAGCGCTAGTATTAAATATGAAAACCAATTTGATTTTACTACACATGTTCGACTGGGTATAAGTCTTTATGGGTGTTCATTAGATGATAATATGGATTTTCTAAAACCAACGATGATTTTGAAAACAAGAATTAGCCAGGTTAGATCGCTCAGTAAAGGTGATAAACTCGGTTATGGCATTACATATACTGCAAGAGAAGATGAAATGATTGGTATATTACCGATTGGATATGCAGATGGATTCATTCGAAAAAATCAAAACGGAAATGTGATGATCAATAATAAAAGATACCCCCTTGTTGGGCGAATTTGTATGGATCAGTGCTTTATACAAATTGATGATAGCGTTACTAAGAAGGATACGGTATACTTATTTGGTAAAGGTATTGATATTAACGAAGTAGCCGATCGCTTAGATACAATCAATTATGAGGTGCTTTGTAGCATTAGTGATCGTGTTCCACGTGTATATATTAAAGAATGA
- a CDS encoding alanine/ornithine racemase family PLP-dependent enzyme, translating to MYPRITIDLKKFKHNVNTLVKLAHQHNHTMMGVTKVFCADQKLIDVYNESNVDYLADSRLENLLKMETDKPKVLLRLPMLSEIDVLVSQVDISLNSELTTIQKINESAQRQGKKHKVILMIDLGDLREGIYTEKELNYVVHEVMKLPHIILEGIGTNLTCYGGIIPSVETLEKLVAFKVKIEHLTGKPLNIISGGNSSNLELLKSNQIPSGVNNIRLGESTVIGRETAYGKMYDNLFNDVFVLEAEVIENKVKPSVPIGQIGMDAFGNTPSFEDKGKLERVILAVGKQDVNHNELIPFDRVEVLGSSSDHLIVNASQSGKTYQVGDVLKFKLTYPAILTLMTSVYVVKHYV from the coding sequence ATGTATCCAAGAATCACGATTGACTTAAAGAAGTTCAAGCATAATGTAAATACCTTAGTTAAACTCGCTCATCAACATAACCATACAATGATGGGAGTAACCAAGGTTTTTTGCGCAGACCAAAAGTTGATTGATGTATATAATGAATCTAATGTTGACTACTTAGCAGATTCTAGGTTAGAGAACTTATTGAAAATGGAAACTGATAAGCCTAAAGTATTGCTGAGACTACCAATGTTATCTGAAATAGATGTCTTGGTGAGTCAAGTTGATATTTCTCTAAATTCAGAACTAACAACAATCCAAAAAATCAACGAATCAGCTCAACGACAAGGTAAAAAACATAAGGTTATTCTTATGATTGACCTAGGTGATTTAAGAGAGGGTATTTATACTGAAAAAGAGTTAAATTATGTTGTACATGAGGTTATGAAGCTTCCCCATATTATACTAGAAGGTATTGGCACAAACCTGACTTGCTACGGAGGTATTATACCTAGCGTTGAAACACTAGAAAAGTTAGTTGCCTTTAAGGTTAAAATTGAACATTTAACCGGGAAACCTCTTAACATTATTAGTGGAGGTAATTCATCTAACTTAGAACTATTAAAATCAAATCAAATTCCATCAGGGGTTAACAATATCAGATTAGGAGAAAGCACCGTCATTGGAAGAGAAACTGCATATGGAAAGATGTATGATAACTTATTTAATGATGTATTTGTTCTCGAGGCAGAGGTAATCGAGAATAAAGTCAAACCTAGTGTTCCGATAGGTCAAATTGGTATGGATGCATTTGGAAACACCCCCTCATTCGAAGATAAGGGTAAGCTTGAACGAGTGATTCTTGCTGTCGGAAAACAAGATGTGAATCACAATGAGCTGATTCCGTTTGATAGGGTAGAAGTCCTAGGATCAAGTAGCGATCACCTTATCGTTAATGCTAGTCAAAGTGGTAAAACGTATCAAGTGGGAGATGTTTTGAAATTTAAATTGACCTATCCTGCAATTCTGACCCTTATGACATCTGTTTATGTGGTGAAACACTATGTTTAA